The proteins below are encoded in one region of Gambusia affinis linkage group LG07, SWU_Gaff_1.0, whole genome shotgun sequence:
- the LOC122834117 gene encoding uncharacterized protein LOC122834117: MLVNQYNHDFNERSSEEKTEMSREDLHFMKIVNNSTKLVGSHYHIDLPFRSESPSLPNNICVAEQRLQSLRRRFEKDAQYKEEYTACVNNMLQQGYAEAVPADELQKGNGQLWYIPHHGVHHPTKGKLRVIFDCGSTYKGASLNSQLLQGPDLTNSLVGVLIRFRKEPVALMADIDAMFHQVYVSEKHVNFLRFLWWKHGDTSKPAQEFRMLVHLFGAVSSPSCANYALQRTADDNVQQFPAEVVDTIKNNFYVDDCLKSVPTDEDAVHMVKRLTELCSKGGFMLSKWEKQELLL, encoded by the exons ATGCTGGTCAATCAGTACAATCATGACTTTAATGAAAGATCATCAgaggagaaaactgaaatgtcCAGAGAGGATTTGCATTTTATGAAGATTGTTAATAACTCAACAAAACTTGTTGGAAGTCATTATCATATTGACTTACCTTTCAGGAGTGAAAGTCCCAGCTTGCCAAATAACATTTGTGTTGCAGAGCAGCGCCTCCAGAGCCTCAGGAGGAGATTTGAAAAGGATGCTCAGTACAAGGAGGAATATACTGCATGTGTGAACAACATGCTGCAACAAGGATATGCTGAGGCTGTACCAGCAGATGAGCTACAGAAAGGTAATGGACAACTGTGGTACATTCCTCATCATGGAGTGCATCATCCCACAAAAGGCAAGTTAAGAGTTATATTTGATTGTGGATCAACTTATAAAGGAGCATCACTGAACAGTCAGCTTCTGCAGGGACCTGACCTCACAAACTCTCTGGTTGGAGTTCTCATCAGATTTAGAAAAGAGCCTGTTGCATTGATGGCTGACATCGATGCCATGTTTCACCAAGTGTATGTCTCTGAGAAACATGTCAACTTTCTCCGTTTCCTGTGGTGGAAACATGGTGACACTTCAAAACCTGCACAGGAGTTCAGGATGTTGGTTCATTTATTTGGAGCAGTGTCTTCACCAAGCTGTGCAAATTATGCTCTGCAAAGAACTGCTGATGATAACGTACAACAGTTTCCAGCTGAAGTGGTTGAtacaatcaaaaataacttttatgtgGATGACTGTTTAAAATCTGTTCCCACAGATGAAGATGCAGTGCACATGGTGAAGAGGCTGACAGAGCTCTGCTCTAAAGGAGGATTCATGCTTTCAAAGTGG GAAAAGCAAGAGTTGCTCCTTTGA